GCCTTGATCAGCCGGCCGAAGAACACCCCCAGCGCCCCCACCAGGATCAGCGCCAGCCCCAGGGCAGCGATGCCCATGGCGGCCTGTTTGCCTTCCCGGCTGCCGCCGCCGACAAAGATGGCGCGGGTCATGAACCGGCCCACCACGGTGAGCACCAGTAACCCGAACACTACCCCCATCAGGCGGATGTTCAGGCGCATGTCGCCGTTGACGATGTGGGCGAACTCGTGGGCCACCACGCCCTGCAGTTCCTCGCGGTTCAGCTTCTCCAGCGTACCGCGGGTCACTGCCACGGCGGCGTCGCTCTGGCTGTAGCCGGCGGCGAAGGCATTGATGGCCTTCTCCTCCTCCAGCACGTAGACATCGGGCACCGGCGTGCCGGAGGCCAGCGCCACCTCCTCCACCACGTTGAGCAGCTGGCGCCGCTTGGGGTCGCGGGTGTCAGGGGTGACGCGGGTGCCGCCCAGCATCTCCGCCACCTTGCTGCCGCCGCCGGAGAGGCTGGCCACCCGGAAGGCGCTGGCCAGCCCGATGCCGGCCACCACCAGCACCGTGGAGGTGATCAACAGCTCCAGGTTGTCCTCGACCCACCGCGCCGGCGGGGCGCCGGCCGGGGGTGGTTCACCCAGGAAGAACAGCACCAGGGCATTGACCACCACGGCGATGGCGATCACCCCCAGTACGAACAAGAGGATCAGCCAGAGGGTGGTGCGGCGTGCACGGTCCTGATGCTCGAAAAAGTTCATGTCGGTGTTCCTTCATCCCTTGTTGGAACGGTGATCGCGGGGCGGTGGCCCGTTGGGGCGGGGGCGCGCCGGCGTTGCCGTCAGCCCGCAGCAGGTGCCAGGTCGATCAACCCGGTGGCTATGCCCAGCGCCAGCGCCCAGACATAGAACGAGAATACCTTGAGGCGCGCCCGATACAAGAAGTAGATCACCAGTTTCAGGGAGATGATGCCGACGATGGCGGCCACCACGAAGCCCACGGCCAGCGCCGAGAAGCCCACGGTGTTGGGCAGCCCCAGGCGGTAGACCTCGATGGCCTGGAGCAGGGTGGCCGCGCAGATGGTGGGGATCGCCAGAAAGAAGCTGTACTCGGCCGCCCAGCGGCGCTTCAGCCCGGTGAACAGGGCGAAGACGATGGTCATTGCGCTGCGGGAGAGCCCGGGCATCAGGGCAAAGCCCTGGGCCAGGCCGATGACACCGGCCACCTTCAGGTTGATGCCCTTCAACCCACGCCGGCGCGGGGCCAGCCGGTCGGTCCACCAGAGCAGGATGCCGGTCAGGGTGAGCGTGCCGGCGATCATCATGGGTGAGCCGAAGATGTGCTCGAAGGTGGCCTTCAGGGTCAGGCCCAGCACCCCGGTGCACAGTACCGAGAACATGCCCAGCCAGAAGAGCCGCCAGTAAAGGGGCAGCCCGCCGCGACCACCCCGGCCGGCCCACTCCCAGGCGCCCCCCAGGGCGTTCCCGCTGAAGCGCCAGAGGCTGGGCCAGAACACCACCGCAATGGAGACCAGCGTGCCCACGTGGACCACTAGCGCAAACAGGATCATCTCCGGGCTCTCCGGCGGCGGCAGGGTCTCCCCGCGTGCGATGAGCCAGTGCTCGGTCAGCACCATGTGAGCGGTGGAGCTGACCGGGAGGAACATGAAGATGCCCTGAATGACCCCAAGCAGGGCGGCTATCCACAAGGCCATGCGATGAAATCCTTTTGGGTGGGGCGGTGAAGCGCTCCTTCTACCCGGCCCGGTGTGAGTGGTCAAGACAGCCTTGCTCAGTTTGACAGGCAGCGGGAAACGGGGTTATTTTGTGAAACGGTTTTAGGCCACAAGAGGTAGTGCGGTTAACTCAAAGCCGCGCAGCCGTTGATGAACCCATCGGTCCCTAGATCGACTTTCAATTTAACCAGCCCTGGCCACGCCAATGGCGGCGCTGAGGCGAGCCTGTATTACCCCGCCTGATTCCCCCCGGGCACGGCGCCCGTAGAATCCCGCGCGGTAATCAGGCCGCAGCGGGTCTTCACAGCCGAGCTCCAGCAGTCGGCAACCCCTCCCAGCGCTTAGTGGCAGTGCGGTCGCGCGACACCGCGCGCCAGGGCCTTATGCCGGGAGGTGACCATGCTCACCGACGACGACGTTCCGCTACCGAGTACCAGCGCCGACGGCCAGCCGCCGTCGGCCCGCCGTGGTGTCCGGTTGGCGGACGCCGGTGGCATGGTGCCTGTGTCCCCGCAACGAGGCGCGTTCCCAGGCTGATGCACCGGCTCCGGCGACCGGGCGAAAACGCTCGCGTATGCCTGACCCATGGAGCCGGAGCCATGATCGAAGCCATCATCCATAACCTGCATCTCGGCCGCACCCGCCGCGCGGCTGAACTCTGCCTGCATCTCGATATCACCCAGCAGGTGCGTCTGTTTTCCGCATTGGACGGGAGCGATATCCCTGTCCTCTTCAACCGCCTGCCCTACCGCCGTGCCCTGAAGATTTTTCGCGGAATGAGCGTGGGCGCGCGGCAGCGTCTGCTCAGTGCACTGCCGGCGGAGGCTGCCGCCCGCCTGCTGACCCCCGTACCGCTGCCGGAACTGGTCCTGGCACTGGACGAGACCCCGGTCAACCGGTTGCAGGACATTCTGCGTGCTCTGCCGGCGGAGCGCCGCCAGGCCCTGCTCGGCGCCCTGGAGCAGCCGACCGGGGCAGTGGGCCGGTACATGCGCCCCGATACCCTGGCCGTGACCCGGGGTACGCCGGTGGAGGGGGCCATGAAGAAACTCCTCCGCCACCAGGCCCACGTGCTGTTCGTGGTGGATGAGCGTGGCCGCTACCTCGGTTTCGTCACCCGGGGAAGCCTGGCCGGCCGTGAGGCCGCGGCGCCGGTGGAGCGGCAACTGCTGGGTATCGGTCTGGCACTGACCCCGGAGCAGGCCCTGAGCGGGGTTCGCGGCCTGATGGCCCGCGCTGGCGTCGGTGTGCTGCCGGTGCTGGACGAGCGGGGTGCCCTGGCCGGTGCGCTGCATGGTCGCGACCTGCCCCCGGTTACCGTTGACGAGGTGCGGGCCCGTCGCCGTGGGGGCGGGCTTCGGCGCATGCTCAGCCTGGGACTCGTCACGGGTGGCTTGCTGGGGCTGCCCCTCATGGTCACGCTGTTCTTCGGCACCTTGGCTTAACACCACATTAACCCGCCCCGTCTACAGTGACGGGGCGGCCCGCCCAATTTGCAGGAGGCGTAAACAATGGAAGAAGAAAACACGCTGGTTCCCCGCATCCAGCAGGCACTGGCCGAGCGCCGGTGGAGTGAGGTCCGGGAAGCCGTTGCCGACGAGGCCGCGCAGGACATCGCCGAAATCATGCTGGAGCTTGAAAAGGCAGAACGCATCTTCCTTTTCAAGCTTCTGCCCCGGCACCAGGCCAACGAGGTCTTCGCCTACCTCTCGCCGGACAACCAGGATGCCCTCCTCGAGGACATGACCGACGAGGAGACCCGGGAGGTGCTGGCCAATCTGACGCCCGACGACCGGACCGCACTCCTGGAGGAGTTGCCTGCCCCGGCCACCCAGCGACTGCTGGAAATGCTGCCTGCCGGGGACCGCCGGCGTGCGCAACAGCTGCTGGGTTACCCGGATGAATCCGTCGGTCGTCTCATGACGCCCGAGTACATCTCGGTGCGGCCGAACTGGACCATCGAGCAGGCGCTGGCCCACATCCGCGCCCAGAAAGAGCGGGGCGAGACGGTGAACGTCATCCACGTCACCGACAGCGAGGGCAAGTTGCTGGACGCCCTGTCCATCCGCCGCTTCATCCTGGCGGAGCCTGACAGCGAAGTGGAGTCCGTCATGGACTACCGCTACATCAGCGTCTCTGCCTTCGAGGATCGGGAGAAGGCGGTTGAGACGGTGCAGCACTACGACCTCTCGGCCCTGCCGGTGGTGGACTCCGAGGGCGTGCTGCTGGGCATCGTCACCCTCGACGACGTGATGGACGTGGCCGAGGCCGAGGCCACCGAGGACTTCCACAAGCTGGGTAGTGTGGGCGTGCTCAACCTGGGCCTGCGGGACGCCAGCCTCTGGGCTCTCTACCAGCGTCGCGTGGGCTGGCTGGTGCTGCTGGTCTTCATCAACATGTTCGGCGGCGAGATCATCGGCGCCTACGAGGACACCCTGGCCGCCGTCATCGTGCTGGTCACCTTCCTGCCGCTGGTGGTGGACACCGCGGGTAACGCCGGCACCCAGTCCGCCACGTTGATGGTGCGTGGTCTGGCGACGGGTGACGTCAGATCGAAGGATTGGCTCGGGCTGTGGGGCAAGGAGGCCATGGTCTCCGTGGCGCTGGGTGTGACCCTGGCGGTGGCCGTATCCTTCCTCGGGTTCTACCGCGGTGGCATGGATATCGCCTACGTGGTCGCTCTGTCCATGGTGGCCGTGGTCTTCATGGGGAGCATGGTCGGCATGCTGCTGCCCTTCATCCTGGCCCGCTTCAAGCTGGACCCGGCCACTGCCAGTGCGCCGCTGATCACCTCCATCGCCGATATTTTCGGCATCCTCATCTACTTCGCCATCGCCACGGCGATGCTGGATGTGAGCGGCGCCGCCTGACGGGCGGCCCGCACGCCGGAGGTGCGCCATGGACTGGGTGGATATCCTGCTGCGCTTGTCCGTGCCCCCGGTGGTCCCCACCGGGGGCGCATTCGCGGTCCATTCCCGGTAGACTGGCGGGCGGTAACCCCCAAGGAGCGGTACTTCGAGGCCCATGAGCATCAAGTCAGACAAGTGGATTCGCCGCATGGCCGAGCAGACCGGCATGATCGAGCCGTTCGAGCCCGGGCAGGTGCGCGAGGTCAATGACCAGAAGGTGATCTCCTACGGCACCTCCAGTTACGGCTATGACGTGCGGTGCTCGTCGCACTTCAAGATCTTCACCAACATCAATACGGCCATCGTCGATCCCAAGGCCTTCGACAGTCGCAGCTTCGTCGACGTGGAGTCGGATGTCTGCATCATCCCCCCCAACTCCTTCGCCCTGGCGCACACCGTCGAGTATTTCCGCATCCCGCGTACGGTGCTGACCATCTGCCTGGGCAAGTCCACCTATGCCCGCTGCGGCATCATCGTGAATGTCACGCCGCTGGAGCCGGAGTGGGAGGGGCACGTCACCCTGGAGTTCTCCAACACCACCCCGCTGCCGGCGAAGATCTACGCCAACGAGGGTGTGGCGCAGATGCTGTTTTTCGAGTCCGACGAGGAGTGCGACACCTCCTACAAGGACCGGGGCGGCAAATACCAGGGCCAGCGCGGTGTGACCCTGCCCCGGGGGTGAACCGCACCGGGTGGCTCAGGCCAGCAGGGCCGCTTCCAGCCAGTCGATGACCCGGGCGTCGCGCCCGATCGCCTCCAGTGGCAGCTCCACCTTGGCCAGCGCGGCGCGGTAGCGCTCGGCGCTGTCCAGCCTTGGTTGTGGGTCCAGGTGGCCCTCCGACTGCAGGTAGGCCTCCAGTTCATCGATCTTCGCCTTTCTGAATCCGGACGCCTCGCCGTTCCGCAAGGCCTCCAGCAGGGCACGGGCGTCCCCTCCGTGGGCGTCGTTGATCTCCGCAACGCGCGCGATGAAGGTCTCACTGACGGCCCCGCTGGCCTCCAGCACGCCCCGGGTGACCGGCCGCCCGCGCCCCCGGCGCCAGGCGTGCAGCCAGTGCCGTGCCAGTTGGAGCCGGCAGTGCAGCTGCTGGTGGAGCGGCTCTGGGAGCTGTTCGCGCAGGGCCGGGTCCGCCAGCAGGCGTTCCAGCTCCCCCGCGTACCGGATCCGGAAGTCCCGTAACAGCCGATGGAGCGTATCCAGCTGGTCGCGCAGCAGGTGGAAGATGTGGATCTCGCCCGCGTGCTGCCACGGGTTGACCCCCGGTACCTGCAGTGCCTGGGCGTAGCTCTCGGCGGTGTGTCCGGCAGGATCCGGTACGGTTGCCTGCGCTGGCAGTTGCAGCTGCTGTTCGGAGAGTGCACGCCCGCTGGCGCGGAGGGTGGCCAGGTCCACGCAGTGGGGCACGCGGCCCAGGGCGGTCTCCCAGCGCTGGGCATCCTCCGGCTGGGCGCTGAGGTAGAAGACCTGCCGCCCGGTTTCCAGCAGGGCCGCGAGGCTGCCGGCAACCGCCTGGAAACGCTCCGGGTCGGTGGTGGTCAGGGCCTCGTCCAGGATCAGCGGCAGGGGCCGGGTCTGACGCTCCAGCTGTTCCAGCCAGGCGACCCGCAGGGCGATCAGCAGCTGCATGCGGGTGCCGGTGGACAGGGTATCCAGGGGATGGGGCCGGTCGCTGCGGTGGTCGACGGCCTGTAGCGCCTGCGAGGGACTGAGCCGCAGCCCGTAGCGTTGGTGGGTGAAGCGGCCGAAGAGCTGGTCGGCGCGGGCCAGCGCCTCGGGGCGGTGGTCCTGCTCGTGCCGGCGGGCCACCCGGTCCAGCAGGAAGCGCCCGGCACTGGCGCGCAGCGCGTGGTCCCGCTCTTCGGTCAGTCGCTCCCGGGCCTCGTCCCGCCGTGCCAGGGCCTCCTCCAGGTCGTGGCGCCGGCGCGCCTGTTCCAGGCGACTGTTGATGGCGGCGCGTTCCTCCTGCAGGGCCTCCACCCGTGCGGCGCGCTCGGCCGCCTCGTCGGCGGCGCGGCGTAGGGCCGGCTCGTCACCCGACTCCAGCCATTCCAGGATGTCGCCGCCGGCCCGGTCCTCCAGGTCACGTCGTCGCAGGCGATAGTTGCTGCGGGCTTCATCGCGCGCCTGGCGACAGGCCTGCCAGGCCTCCAGCTGGTCGATGCGCTCCAGCAGCAGGGGGCGCTGCGCCGGCGTAAGACCGGCGTCCCGGTAGAGCTGCTCCAGGGCCTCTTGGGTATCGCGCTGTTGCCGGGCCCGGTCCTGGATCAGTCGGTCCGCGTTGTCCACGCCTTGACGGGCACGTTCCGCGGTCTGCGCGCGTTCACGCAGCGCGTCCACGGCGGCGGTCAGCTTCTCGCCGGTAAGTTGTTCGCCGGCAAGTTGCCGAGGGGCGGCGTCCCAGTG
The genomic region above belongs to Alkalispirillum mobile and contains:
- a CDS encoding undecaprenyl-diphosphate phosphatase produces the protein MALWIAALLGVIQGIFMFLPVSSTAHMVLTEHWLIARGETLPPPESPEMILFALVVHVGTLVSIAVVFWPSLWRFSGNALGGAWEWAGRGGRGGLPLYWRLFWLGMFSVLCTGVLGLTLKATFEHIFGSPMMIAGTLTLTGILLWWTDRLAPRRRGLKGINLKVAGVIGLAQGFALMPGLSRSAMTIVFALFTGLKRRWAAEYSFFLAIPTICAATLLQAIEVYRLGLPNTVGFSALAVGFVVAAIVGIISLKLVIYFLYRARLKVFSFYVWALALGIATGLIDLAPAAG
- a CDS encoding magnesium transporter MgtE N-terminal domain-containing protein — protein: MIEAIIHNLHLGRTRRAAELCLHLDITQQVRLFSALDGSDIPVLFNRLPYRRALKIFRGMSVGARQRLLSALPAEAAARLLTPVPLPELVLALDETPVNRLQDILRALPAERRQALLGALEQPTGAVGRYMRPDTLAVTRGTPVEGAMKKLLRHQAHVLFVVDERGRYLGFVTRGSLAGREAAAPVERQLLGIGLALTPEQALSGVRGLMARAGVGVLPVLDERGALAGALHGRDLPPVTVDEVRARRRGGGLRRMLSLGLVTGGLLGLPLMVTLFFGTLA
- the mgtE gene encoding magnesium transporter; amino-acid sequence: MEEENTLVPRIQQALAERRWSEVREAVADEAAQDIAEIMLELEKAERIFLFKLLPRHQANEVFAYLSPDNQDALLEDMTDEETREVLANLTPDDRTALLEELPAPATQRLLEMLPAGDRRRAQQLLGYPDESVGRLMTPEYISVRPNWTIEQALAHIRAQKERGETVNVIHVTDSEGKLLDALSIRRFILAEPDSEVESVMDYRYISVSAFEDREKAVETVQHYDLSALPVVDSEGVLLGIVTLDDVMDVAEAEATEDFHKLGSVGVLNLGLRDASLWALYQRRVGWLVLLVFINMFGGEIIGAYEDTLAAVIVLVTFLPLVVDTAGNAGTQSATLMVRGLATGDVRSKDWLGLWGKEAMVSVALGVTLAVAVSFLGFYRGGMDIAYVVALSMVAVVFMGSMVGMLLPFILARFKLDPATASAPLITSIADIFGILIYFAIATAMLDVSGAA
- the dcd gene encoding dCTP deaminase, whose protein sequence is MSIKSDKWIRRMAEQTGMIEPFEPGQVREVNDQKVISYGTSSYGYDVRCSSHFKIFTNINTAIVDPKAFDSRSFVDVESDVCIIPPNSFALAHTVEYFRIPRTVLTICLGKSTYARCGIIVNVTPLEPEWEGHVTLEFSNTTPLPAKIYANEGVAQMLFFESDEECDTSYKDRGGKYQGQRGVTLPRG